A segment of the Streptomyces sp. Tu 2975 genome:
TCATGGTCTCGTCGCTGGTCGTCAACTGGGTCCTCGGACCTGCGGTGATGTTCGCCCTCGCGTGGATCCTCCTGCCGGACCTGCCCGAGTACCGCACCGGTCTGATCATCGTCGGCCTCGCCCGCTGCATCGCCATGGTCGTCATCTGGAACGACCTGGCCTGCGGCGACCGGGAGGCTGCCGCCGTGCTGGTGGCGCTGAACTCGGTCTTCCAGGTCATCGCGTTCGGACTGCTCGGCTGGTTCTACCTCGACCTGCTGCCCGGCCTGCTCGGCCTCGGCGACGGCGAGAGCCTCGACATCTCGATGTGGAAGATCGCCCTCAACGTCGTCGTCTTCCTCGGAATCCCGCTCCTCGCCGGATTCCTGACCCGCCGGATCGGTGAGAAGAAGCTCGGCCGGGAGCCGTACGAGCACAGCTTCCTGCCGAGGATCGGCCCCTGGGCGCTGTACGGCCTGCTGTTCACGATCGTCGTCCTCTTCGCCCTCCAGGGGAAGACGATCACCTCGCAGCCGCTCGACGTCGCCCGGATCGCGCTGCCCCTGCTCGTCTACTTCGCCGTCGTGTGGTTCGGCACCTTCGCCCTCGGCAAGCTCATCGGCCTGAACTACGACCGCACCGCGACGCTGGCCTTCACCGCCGCGGGAAACAATTTCGAGCTCGCCATCGCGGTCGCCATCGCCACCTTCGGCGTCACCTCCGGCCAGGCGCTCTCCGGCGTCGTCGGCCCCCTCATCGAGGTTCCCGTCCTCGTCGCCCTGGTCCACGTCTCCCTGGCCTGGCGCAAGAAGTTCACCTCGTCGCAGAAGGTCTCGTGACACGGCGCGCCGATGTGGTGGTGATCGGCGGCGGCCAGTCCGGGCTCGCCGCCGGCTACCACCTGCGCCGCCTCGGCGTCGACTTCGTCATCCTTGACGCGCAGTCCACGCCGGGCGGCGCCTGGCAGCACACCTGGGACTCGCTACGCCTGTTCTCCCCGGCCGCGTACTCGTCGCTGCCGGGCCGCTTGATGCCGCCGCAGCCGGGGGAGGCGTACCCGGATGCCGGCCATGTGCTCGGCTACCTCGCGGACTACGAGAAGCGGTACGAGCTGCCCGTCCAGCACGGCGTCCCGGTCCAAGCGGTGCGCCGCGAGGGGGCGTTCCTGCGGGTGGAGACCGACGCGGGCGACTGGCGGGCCCGGGCGGTGGTCAGTGCGACCGGCACCTGGTCCCGCCCGTTCCTGCCCGCGGTCCCTGGCCGCGACGTCTTTGCCGGCCGGCAGATGCACACCACCGACTACCGCCACCCGGCCGACTTCGCCGGGGAGCACGTGATCGTCGTCGGCGGCGGCAATTCCGGCGCCCAGATCGCCGCCGACCTCGCGCTGGGCGGCGTGCGGATCACATGGGCGACCCGGCGTCCGCCGCGTTACCTCGCCGACGACATCGACGGCCGGATCCTCTTCGACGTCGCCACCGCCCGTCGCCGCGCCCTCGACGAAGGCCGCGCCGACAGCGGTGGCATCGCCTCCCTCGGCGACATCGTCGCCGTCCCACCGGTCCGTGCCGCCCGTGACGCCGGACTGCTGGACGCCCGGCCCCCGTTCACCCGGCTCACGGCCACCGGTGCCGAGTGGGCGGACGGCTCCCGGGCCGAGGCGGACACCGTCATCTGGTGCACCGGCTTCCGTCCGGCCCTGTCCCATCTCGCCCCGCTGGGACTACGCGGGCCGCGAGGTCGCGTCCCGACCGAAGGCACCCGCGCCCTCGACGAGCCGCGTCTGCACCTCCTCGGCTACGGCGACTGGACCGGCCCCGCCTCCGCGACCCTGATCGGGGTGGGCCGGCCCGCCCGCGACGCGGCCCGACGGATCGCCCAGCAGCTCGGCTGAGCCCGTGCCGCCCTGCCCTCTCGCCGGCCCCGGCCGGCTACCACCTGCCTCTGTGCGGTCCGCGGGACAGCTGGAGCAGCGGCCCGGACCCCGCCGCCCTCGACGCGGCACGCGCCGGTCTCCTCCACCTGCACAGGCTGGGAACGAACGCGCCCTGGCCGGGCGCCGCTCACTGCCTGGTGCGGCCCGACGGCTACATCGGCCACCTGGCGACAGGCCCGGACCTGACCGGCCTCATCACTTACCCCGACCGCTGGCTTCCTTACCCGCAACCGGAACGCCGGCCCCCTTGACGGGACCGCCGTCAGGCCGCCGGCCGGGCAGGCCCTACAGGCCCGGGATGTGGCCCACAGCTGCCGGTCGCGGCCGACTGCGCTGCTAGCGTTGCCCGTTGAACGAGGGGGCGAAGGTAGCAGGATGACATCGAACACGTTCCGCATCGGGGGCGATCTGAGCGTACGGCGGCTGGGCTTCGGGGCCATGCATCTGCCGACCGAGCCCGTACCGGCCAGGGAATCGTCTCTCGCCGTCGCCCGACGGGCCGTCGAGCTGGGCGTCACCCTGATCGACACCGCGTACCTGTACGGCGGGGGAGCCAACGAGGAACTCCTTGCCGAGGCCCTGCACCCCTACCCGGACGGGTTGGTCATCACCACCAAGGTCGGCGTTGCGCGATCGGGTACCTCGGGTGAGTGGCGGCTGGACGGGCGGCCGAGCGTCCTGCGCGACCAGGTCGAGGAGGCACTGCGCCGACTGCGCGTCGAGCGGATCGAGCTGCTCCAACTGCACCGTATCGACCCCGAGACACCGCTCGCCGACCAGGTCGGCACCCTGCGGGACCTGCGGACCGAGGGCAAGATCGGCCGGATCGGACTGTCCGAGGTCACCGTCGCCGAGCTCGAGCAGGCGAGGGGGATCGTCGACATCGCGAGCGTGCAGAACCGATACAGCCTGCTCGACCGTGAGTACGAACCCGTGCTCGCGGCGTGCGAAGCGGCCGGGATCGCGTTTCTGCCGTGGCGGCCGGTCGCCTGGGGGAAGTCGGGGGCGACGGCCGAGATCGCCGCCGTGGCGGCCGAGCTCGACGCCACGCCCACGCAGATCGTGCTCGCGTGGCTCCTCGGGCACTCGCCGGTCGTGCTGCCGATCCCGGGCACCACGCGGATCGACCACCTGGAAGAAAACCTCACCGCCGAACGTCTCCGGCTGTCGCCCGCCCAGCGCGACCGCCTCGACCGTCTGCCCGCTCCGGTATAGGGCCACGGCCGCGCGTGTCCGACGACCGCTCCTCCGCTTGCGCGGCCTGCTTGCCGACTCGTCCGCGTGGGAAAGGAGCAGCGCTCGTGGGGGAGCAGCAGCCCCCGGCGACCGATGCCCACCGAACTGGCGGGCTTCGGGGGCAACCCGACGCACGATGCGGCGGGTTGCGAATCAACACGCTGTCGTGACGGTGCGGGGACTCCCCGCACGTAGCGGCTCACGAGCACCGGTCGTCCCTCTTGTCTACTTTCGTGACGACTTCGCCCTTTGAGTGCATTGCACAGTGGTCTCAAGTGGAACCGGCATGTCCGTATTCATATGCATTCAATGTCCTTGAGCGGCGCGAAGGCGATTACGATGGTGTGGCCGTGGCGTGAAGATCGAGGCGAAGCGCCTGCCCAATGAGTGTGAGAAGCGAAGAAGAAAAGGGGGAAAGGTGATTCCGCTAGAGTCGTCGACCGTCGTACTCGGCGCTGTCCCCTTGCTTGCGGAGAGCGGCCTGTTCGAGCAGAAGCCCTCCTGCGGTGCATCTCTTTGTGTGAAAAGAAAACCGAAACACCTATGGTAATTGTCCGGCCGGAAGGGTTGACCGCTTCCGGTGAACGAGGCGATTCAGGTGTCAGGGCGCTCAGGGCGGCCGCGCCTGCACTGCTTGCTTATTCTGCCATTCGTGTTCTCTGTCTTGCTGTACTCTTTCTGTGGTCCTCTGCCACAGGCCGCGACGCGACCGACCTGCTCGCGCGGCGTTGGGATTCACTGTGGTATGTAAGGGTCGTTGAAGAAGGCTACGGATTCACTCTCCAAGCGCCGGACGGCAGAGTCCTTTCGAACATGGCCTTCTTCCCGCTTCTGCCGTGGCTCGAATCGCTGGTGTCGGCGGTCACGTCTCTGAGCCCCGCGCAGGCGGGTCTCCTCATCAGCGCGACCGCATCCCTCGTGGCGGCTTTCGGGATATTCACCGTCACGAACCAGCTGTACGGCCCCAGGAGCGGTCTTTTCGCCGTTGTCCTCTGGGCGGCGTTGCCGGTCGGCATCATCCAGTCGATGGCCTACAGCGAATCGCTGTTCGTGGCTCTGGCCGTGTGGTCCTTGCGATGGTCCGTCAACGGGGACTGGATACGCGCCGGAGTCCTTGCGTCGCTGGCCGGCCTGACGCGCCCGGTCGGACTGGCGGTGACCGTGGCGGTCTGGGCCGCAGCGGTCGTCCATATGCGGGCGACATCCGACCGACCGGCCGAGTCCCGGCAGACGGGCCGGATGATGGTGGGCCTGCTCGTGGCCCCTCTCGGAGCGGTCGGCTACATACTCTGGGTCGGCCATCGGATGGGCACGCCCTGGGGCTATCTCGATGTGCAGGCCGAGTGGGGCAACGGATTCGACGGCGGGCTGGCCTTCGCGAACTTCATCGCCGACCTCCTTTTCGGTCCGTCCTTCCTCGCGGGACTGGCCCTCCTCGTCGGCGTGTTCGCGATCGGCTGGCTCTACAGAAGGACCATCACCGAGAAGCAGCCTGTGGCACTGACCGTGTACTGCGGAGTGGTGGTG
Coding sequences within it:
- a CDS encoding ArsO family NAD(P)H-dependent flavin-containing monooxygenase encodes the protein MTRRADVVVIGGGQSGLAAGYHLRRLGVDFVILDAQSTPGGAWQHTWDSLRLFSPAAYSSLPGRLMPPQPGEAYPDAGHVLGYLADYEKRYELPVQHGVPVQAVRREGAFLRVETDAGDWRARAVVSATGTWSRPFLPAVPGRDVFAGRQMHTTDYRHPADFAGEHVIVVGGGNSGAQIAADLALGGVRITWATRRPPRYLADDIDGRILFDVATARRRALDEGRADSGGIASLGDIVAVPPVRAARDAGLLDARPPFTRLTATGAEWADGSRAEADTVIWCTGFRPALSHLAPLGLRGPRGRVPTEGTRALDEPRLHLLGYGDWTGPASATLIGVGRPARDAARRIAQQLG
- the arsB gene encoding ACR3 family arsenite efflux transporter — encoded protein: MSTLDRFLAVWILIAMGLGLGLGRLIPGLNDALAKVEIGGISLPIAVGLLIMMYPVLAKVRYDKLDAVTGDRRLMVSSLVVNWVLGPAVMFALAWILLPDLPEYRTGLIIVGLARCIAMVVIWNDLACGDREAAAVLVALNSVFQVIAFGLLGWFYLDLLPGLLGLGDGESLDISMWKIALNVVVFLGIPLLAGFLTRRIGEKKLGREPYEHSFLPRIGPWALYGLLFTIVVLFALQGKTITSQPLDVARIALPLLVYFAVVWFGTFALGKLIGLNYDRTATLAFTAAGNNFELAIAVAIATFGVTSGQALSGVVGPLIEVPVLVALVHVSLAWRKKFTSSQKVS
- a CDS encoding aldo/keto reductase is translated as MTSNTFRIGGDLSVRRLGFGAMHLPTEPVPARESSLAVARRAVELGVTLIDTAYLYGGGANEELLAEALHPYPDGLVITTKVGVARSGTSGEWRLDGRPSVLRDQVEEALRRLRVERIELLQLHRIDPETPLADQVGTLRDLRTEGKIGRIGLSEVTVAELEQARGIVDIASVQNRYSLLDREYEPVLAACEAAGIAFLPWRPVAWGKSGATAEIAAVAAELDATPTQIVLAWLLGHSPVVLPIPGTTRIDHLEENLTAERLRLSPAQRDRLDRLPAPV